A window of Bacillus toyonensis BCT-7112 genomic DNA:
TACAGGAAAAATACTGCATGAGCAAAATCCAGATGAATTACTAGCTATCGCTAGTATGTCAAAATTAATTGTTGTTTATGCTGTTTTAGAGGCAATTAAAGAAGGGAAAATTACTTGGGATACAAAAGTAAATATTTCTGATTATGCTTATGAAGTCTCTCGTAATAACGAATTCTCTAACGTACCGTTTGAAAAAGGACGTCAATATACTGTAAAAGAATTATATCATTCTATCGTTATCTTCTCTGCGAATGGATCTAGTATTGCTTTAGCAGAACTTCTTGCAGGAAGCGAAAAAAACTTCTTAAATCTTGCAAATGACCATGCAAAAAAACTAGGGTTAAAGAAATATAAATTTGTAAACGCTACTGGGTTAAATAACGCTGATTTAAAAGGGAAACATCCTGAAGGAACTGATCCGAATGGAGAAAACTCCATGTCAGCTCGCGATATGGGTATTCTTTCAAAAACAATTATTACAAAGTATCCAGAAATGCTAGAGGATACAAAACAAAGATTTAGAAACTTCCCGGATAATCATCCGAAGCCAATTCGTATGGAAAACTGGAACTGGATGTTACCAGGTGCTGCTTTCGCTTATGAAGGGTCAGATGGTTTGAAAACAGGAAGTTCTGATACGGCTGGATATGGATTCACTATTACAGCAAAACGTGGTGATTTACGTCTTATTTCCGTTATTATTAAGACAAAATCAATGGACGAACGTTTCACAGAATCTCGTGCATTAATTGAATATGGATTTAATAGCTTCAAAAAACAAAAGCTGAAAATTGATAAAAATAATACAATCTCTGTAGTAAAAGGGAAAGCAGATCAAGTAACTGTTGCACCTGAAAAAGAAATAACAGTAATTGCGAAAAAGGGTGACAAGTCACCTTACAAAATTTCTACTGAAGCAGATAAGTCACTCGCTGAAGATGGACATTTAATTGCTCCTATTAAGAAAGATACAAAGGTGGGTTCCATCGTTTTAGAATCAACTGATAAATATGGTTTCTTAGATGGAAATAAGAGCATGAAGGTTGCTGCAAAAACGACAGAAGAAGTAGAAAAAGCAAATTGGTTCGTATTAACAATGCGTTCCGTTGGTGATTTCTTCTCAAACTTATGGTCCAAAATATTTTAATGATAAAAAGCTAGCACACGCTAGCTTTTTTATTTTCCTCTCTCAATGTAAAACTTCGTTTGGTTGTCATATCTGAGTCCTTTTCCTCATACGTATGAACTAGTAATTGTTCCACACTTCATCTAGAGATAAAGTGAAACTTTAATCAGTGGGGGTTTTGTTCATCCCCCACTGATTATTAGCCTTCACCAATCGGGCGTTTAGGGGCAGTTTGATCTCCCACCCACCTTCTTTGCTCCAGCCAAATTTCAAGGTGGGAGTCTTACTGCCCATTAATGCGGGATAAACCTCTTTCCAAAAGGTATTCCACAAAGAGAGGTGACACATAATGGGTGTTATTGCTTATAACGAAGAAGATGTAAAGTTATTAGCTAGACTGATGCGTGCTGAAGCCGAAGGAGAAGGGCAACAAGGAATGCTAATGGTCGGAAACGTTGGGGTAAATCGTGTCCGTGGAAATTGTTTAGATTTTAAAAGGATACGTAATTTACGTCAAATGGTTTATCAAAATCCTGGTGGTTTTGAGGCAACTCAAAAAGGATATTTTTATCAGCGAGCGAGGGAGCAAGATATCGCATTAGCAAGACGGACCATTCAAGGACAACGTTTTTGGCCCGCTAACTTTGCCTTATGGTTTTTTAGGCCTGAAGGTCCTTGTCCGCCAACTTGGTATGACCAACAAAATTCTGGTCGCTTTAAAAAGCACTGCTTCTTCCAGCCATCTGCCGGAGACTGTCCAAGCGTATATTAGGGAATGAAAATGAGGAGGGATTTTTGAATGGCACAGCAACAAAACCCGTACTATGGAACAGGTTTTTATCAACCATCAGGCACTTACGTACAACCGCAACAAATGACCGCGCAGCAACAGCAACAACAGCAAGCAATGCAACAACAAGCTGCTCAGGCTCAACTTGCAGTTTCTCAAGGGATGTTACCGCTCGAGCAATCATACATTGAAAACATTCTTCGCTTAAATAAAGGAAAGCAAGCTACAGTTGTAATGACTTATGAGCGTGGTAGCTCGCTCGGTACACAATCTTATACAGGGATTATCGAAGCGGCCGGACGTGATCATATCGTTATTAGTGAACCACAATCAGGGAAACGTTTTTTACTATTAATGATCTACTTAGATTATGTAGAATTCCCAGAAGAGATTACGTATTTACCTAGTCAACAAGCAACTTATGCTCCGAGACCATAAAAAAAAGCTGGCAAATGCCAGCTTTTGTTTTTTTATAACCCTTTTACTACTGCAGTTCCTACTAAAATCCACGCCACAATAAACGCTACACCACCAAGAGGTGTAATTGGACCAAAGAACTTAATACCTGTCGTACTTAGTGCGTAAAGACTACCTGAGAACATAATAATCCCAGCTACCATAAGCCAACCAGCAGTAGTTAAAAGTGATGATTGAATCTTATCCATCAATAGAGCAACTACGAATAGTCCACCTGCATGAAACATTTGATATGTAACGCCTGTTTTCCAAACTTCTAACATTTTCGCAGAAATTTTATTTTCTAAACCATGTGCCCCAAAGGCTCCTAACGCAACAGATAGCCCCGCTGCAATACAACCTAGTAAAAAGAAAATTTTCATCTTAATTCCCCTTTTTTACTTTTATCATAAGCAATTTTTTCATATAAGCCAAACGATTTAATCCTTAAAAATCAAATAAAGAATTACCATTTGCCCCTTCTTCTTTTATATACACAGGTTCTCCAGAAACCGGTATAACTGGTTGAACTGGTTGAACTGTTGTTATAGGCTGCGATCTAATTACTTGCGATTGAATTTGCGGCTCTCTATACGTAGAAGATTCAACCTGTTCATCTAATAGTAAATCGCATAAAGCACGCACAACTAATAAATGATCTTTTGATTTTTGTCCTTCACTACTTTTTGCCTTTGCAATTTCATTCGCCATTTTATTTAAAATCTTATCGCTCGATATTT
This region includes:
- a CDS encoding serine hydrolase — encoded protein: MKKILSILLLLLLSIYSLVVTTSHAEEKIHIEAAAALLFDADTGKILHEQNPDELLAIASMSKLIVVYAVLEAIKEGKITWDTKVNISDYAYEVSRNNEFSNVPFEKGRQYTVKELYHSIVIFSANGSSIALAELLAGSEKNFLNLANDHAKKLGLKKYKFVNATGLNNADLKGKHPEGTDPNGENSMSARDMGILSKTIITKYPEMLEDTKQRFRNFPDNHPKPIRMENWNWMLPGAAFAYEGSDGLKTGSSDTAGYGFTITAKRGDLRLISVIIKTKSMDERFTESRALIEYGFNSFKKQKLKIDKNNTISVVKGKADQVTVAPEKEITVIAKKGDKSPYKISTEADKSLAEDGHLIAPIKKDTKVGSIVLESTDKYGFLDGNKSMKVAAKTTEEVEKANWFVLTMRSVGDFFSNLWSKIF
- the cwlJ gene encoding cell wall hydrolase CwlJ gives rise to the protein MGVIAYNEEDVKLLARLMRAEAEGEGQQGMLMVGNVGVNRVRGNCLDFKRIRNLRQMVYQNPGGFEATQKGYFYQRAREQDIALARRTIQGQRFWPANFALWFFRPEGPCPPTWYDQQNSGRFKKHCFFQPSAGDCPSVY
- the gerQ gene encoding spore coat protein GerQ, translating into MAQQQNPYYGTGFYQPSGTYVQPQQMTAQQQQQQQAMQQQAAQAQLAVSQGMLPLEQSYIENILRLNKGKQATVVMTYERGSSLGTQSYTGIIEAAGRDHIVISEPQSGKRFLLLMIYLDYVEFPEEITYLPSQQATYAPRP
- a CDS encoding DUF423 domain-containing protein, translated to MKIFFLLGCIAAGLSVALGAFGAHGLENKISAKMLEVWKTGVTYQMFHAGGLFVVALLMDKIQSSLLTTAGWLMVAGIIMFSGSLYALSTTGIKFFGPITPLGGVAFIVAWILVGTAVVKGL
- a CDS encoding YwdI family protein encodes the protein MQISSDKILNKMANEIAKAKSSEGQKSKDHLLVVRALCDLLLDEQVESSTYREPQIQSQVIRSQPITTVQPVQPVIPVSGEPVYIKEEGANGNSLFDF